GACCCGGAAAAACGAAAATCAAATTCGAGCCGATGCCTTGCACCTGTTGCGTGATCGCCGCGCCCGCGCCTTGTCCGACCGCGAGCAACGCGATGACCGCGCCGACGCCGATGATGATGCCAAGCATCGTCAGAATCGAACGCAACTTGTTCGCGCCAAGCGCGCGAAACGATACGCGGATACTTTCAAAAAGATTCATCGTTCAATTCATCTCGCCAACGCAATCGCGTTGATCCACTTTTTCGAGAAATCGTTCGTCGTCCACGTTTCGATCACATCAAATCCGGCGGAGCCAAGTATCTGGATCAACTCGTCGGGTTGATAGTACGTAAAGAAACGCGCGCCCTCGTCCTCAATCCATTTTTCGCCTTCGCCCATCTGCACGCCGATATAGAGCGGACGGTTCGTGGTCATCACGCGCCGCATCTCGGCGAGCGCGCCGGGCGCATCCTCACGCGGCAAATGCAGCAGCGACGCGCACAGCCATACCCCATCCACACTTGCGTTGGGGAGCGCGATCTGCCGCATATCACCGCACATCAACGCACCACCGACGCGCTGCCGCGCTTGTCCCAGCATCCCCATCGAAAGGTCTGCGCCGATAACGCAGAATCCGCGTTGGCGCAACCGCGCGACATCGCGTCCGGGTCCGCATCCCAAATCGAGCACACGCGCATTCGCGTTCAGCCGATGCGCGAACGCGTCCAACGCGCGGTCGAGGCGAATATCCCAGGTGCGTTCGGCAAATTGCGACGCGATGTGATCGTACGTGCGAATCGTTGGATTCATCGCGTCCCGCCGAAGGGACCGCCGCCGAATGGATTTTGTTGCGTGAATGACACGACGACCGTTTGTCCTTCGTTCAATCCGCCGATAACCTCGGTTTCGAGATCGTTCGCCATCCCCAGTTTCACTTCGACTTCCTGGGTCGTCCCGTCCGGTTTTTGAATCGTCACGAAACGTTTTGAACTCGACGCGCGTACCGCGCGGTTGGGCACGAGCAACACCTTTTCTTTGCGCGCGACGACGACGTTCGCATTCGCGGTCATGCCGATCTTCACTGGCACGTTCCCAGGATTGATCGAAACCGTGACGACGTAATTCACGACGCCCTGCACCGTTGTCGCCGTCGCCGCGACATCGCTCACGCGCGCGTTGAGCGTCACGTCCGGATACGCGTCCAAGCCAATCGTCACGTCTTGCCCGGTTTGCACGCGCGCGATATCGGTCTCGTCAATGTTGAGTTTCACTTGCAGCATGGAAATATCCGCGACGACGATGATCGCGCGACCGGCTGGCACGAACGAACCCAGGTCGAGGTCTACGCGCGTCGCCAAGCCGTCGAACGGCGCGCGAATGATCGCGTCTTCGATGCGCGCTTGCGCGAGATCGCGCGCCGCGCGCGCTTGGTCCACCACGGCTTGCGCGCCCTTGAGATCGTTCGCGCTCGGATTCGTCAGCCGCGCGAGATTCGCGCGCGCCTGTTCGAGCGATGCCTGCGCTTGCTTGAGTTGGCTTTCGGTTGGATTGATTTTCGAATTGTAGAGCGCAGCCGCTTTTTGATAATCGAGCGTCGCTTGTTGGAGCGCGAGCGATTGCGGTGTGAGCGCGATGAACGGATTGCTCGCGCCGCCAATGCGGTCGTAATCGGCTTGCGCGCGTGCGACTGCCGCGCCGGCTTTGTCCAAGTCCGCTTTCGCGGCGAGAATGTCGTTCGGCAATGGATTCTGCAACTGCGCGAGCGCGGCTTGAGCAGACGTGACCGCCGATTGTGCCGCCGCGACATCGGCAGTCGCGGGAGTTTTCAACTGATCGAATTTCGCTTGCGCCGCGACCAGGTTCGCCTCGGCTTGCGCGAGTTGCAATTCGAGCGCGCGAGAATCGAGTTGCGCGAGAATCTGCCCGGCTTTCACCAGATCGCCCTGCCTGACGGCGAGTTTCGCAAGTGGTCCCGTCGCGCTAAACGCGAGTTGTGCCTCGCGCAGAGGACTGATCGCGCCGGTCGCGTTGACCGTCGCGACGAGTGTGGCGCGGCGCACGACCGCCGTATCGAACGCGTTGGCGTTTGCCGCGCGCGATGCGTTCGCTTGCATCACCAGCACAATCAAAACGACCAAGGCGACAATCGCCGCGCCGGCAATGAGAATCGCGGCGCGTTTGGAGAGTTTCATGCGGTTCCTTTTTTTGTAGAGCAAGTTTCCAACTTGCCTCGTTATTTTGGCAAATTGGAAACTTGCCCTACGAACTCGACGAGCGCGCGGCTTACCGCGTCTGGTTGTTCGATCATTACGGAATGCCCGGCGCGTTCGACGAGCACGCGACGCGCGCCCGGAATCTTCGCGACGAAATAGTCCGAGTACTCGGGCGGCGTCATCTTATCCTCGGTGCCGCAAATCGCGAGCGTGGGCGCGCGAATTTCGGCGATTCGCGCGAGCACGTCGAATCCATTGCACGCGGTATAATCGCCGTGCGTTACCGTCGCGGGGCATGCGCGAAATTCAGTTTCGGAGCGTTCGAGTAAAACCGGGTCGGGAGTCGCGCCAAAACAATTCGCGGTGACGAACCGCGCGGTGTGGTCGAAATCGTTGAGGATGCCATCGAGAATCGCGGGGAGCACGCGCAAGCGCGCGCCAGTGCCAACGAGCGCGATGCCGGCAACGCGGTCGGGATGCGAAAGTGCGAGCGTTTGCGTGATCGCGCCGCCCATCGAATGACCGACCATCACCACGCGCTCAATGCCGAGCGCGTCGAGCACACCCAGGATTACGTCGCGATACGCGGCGACTGTGTTGCGTCCCGCGCCGGTCGAACGTCCGTGTCCCGGCAAATCGAGCGCGCACGCGCGTGCGCTCAAACCGACCGCGCGCAATTGGTTGCCCCAAATCAAGTGATTGCTTCCCGCGCCGTGTACAAAAAGAACCGGCACGCCTTGCGCGCCGCTCTGCGCGTAAAATAAATTGTCGTCGTGCACTGTTACGAATGGCATAGTCGCTCCGTCCATCGCCAGACAAATTTGACGCGAGTATAACACTGGCAAGCGCACGGGTCAAACTCTTGCGAACAATAAAATCGTAAAGATGAGCAATTGACAAAGAAATCCAAACCGTATAGAATTTCATCAGGTCAGCGAAGACCACATAAAGGCGTTAGCAATGCCCTGATTGGGATTTCCCGATCGGGGTCTTTTCTTTGACGCCGATACAGCAAATAGGAAGGTTCGGAATGGGAGAGCAACCCAAGTCGCAGAACGAAGAAAAGGAACCGGCGAAACTCAATCCCGACCTGAGTGTGACGCAGATCAAACACGGCAAACGACCGGGCGATGTGTATGTGCACAAAGTCCGGACGCACGACCGCGTGTTTCGGCGCGTGGGACCGGGACATTTTGTGGCGACGGCGGAATCGGACGTGCCGACGAGCGGATTTGAAAAAGGATATCGCGCGTTCAAGCGCGTGTTGGTCGGTGCGCGCCTCGAATCCTCCGAAGAAGCGCATCAACGTCTGAACAAATTAAAGGCGCTCGCCGTATTCGGTTCGGACGCGATTTCGTCGTCCGCGTATGCGACCGAGGCGTCATTGATCGTCCTGGTCGCCGCGGGGAACGCGGCGCTCGGCATTTCGTTTTACACAGCGTTCGCGATTGCGGTCATTCTTTCGATTGTCGCGTTCTCGTACCGGCAAACCGTGTACGCGTATCCGCACGGCGGCGGTTCGTACAACGTTAGCCGCGAAAACCTGGGTCAGTTGCCGGGCTTGATTGCGGCGGCGTCGTTGATGATTGATTACGTGCTGACGGTCGCGGTCTCGATCGTGGCGGGTTCGGCGGCGGTGTTGTCCGCGCTGATTGCCTCTGGATACGGCGACCAAATCGAATTGATCGAAGCGCTCTTGCCGCCGTTCTTCAATCTAAACGTATTGATGAGTTTGTTCTTTATCGGCTTGATTACGCTGGGCAATCTGCGCGGCATTCGCGAATCGGGCAGTATCTTTGCCGTGCCGACCTATTTGTTCATCATCAGTTTGAGTATGCTGTTGGTCATCGGCATCGTCAAGGCGCTCACCGGTAATTTAGCGCCAACGGAAGCTCCGCCGATCCTCGCCGTGAAAGAACCGGTCACATTGTGGTTGATCCTGCGCGCGTTTTCTGCCGGCGCGGTGGCGATGAGCGGCACGGAAGCGATTTCGAATGGCGTGCCGGCATTCGAAAAACCGGAATCGAAAAACGCGGCGACGACGCTGACGGTGATGGCGACAGTGCTAGGAATTTTCTTTCTCGGCGTGTCGTACCTCGCGACGCACATGGGTTTGGTGCCGGGCGAAGAAACGATCATTTCGCAGATCGCGCGCGCGGTGTTTGGCACGAACGTTTTCTACTATATCTTTCAAGTTGCGACGATGGGCATTCTCGTGATCGCGGCGAACACTGCGTTCGCCGATTTTCCGCGCCTCGCGTCCGTGCTCGCGCGCGATAATTTTATGCCGCATCAATTCTTGTTTCGCGGAGATCGCCTCGCGTTCTCGACCGGCATTTTCGCATTGGGGACAATTGCCGCGTTCCTGGTTGTCGTTTTCAAGGGCACTGTGGATAGTTTGATTCACTTGTACGCCGTCGGCGTGTTCTTGTCGTTTGCCTTGTCGAACTCGGGCATGGTCGTGCATTGGTGGCGCACGCGCGGCGCAAACTGGCAAACGAGTCTCGCGATCAACAGCGTGGGCGCGGTATTGACACTGATCATTTTGGTGATCGTCGCAATCACCAAGTTCGCTGAAGGCGCGTGGATCGTCATCCTGTTGATTCCACTCGTCGTCGCCGGACTAGAGATGATTCATCGCCACTATGTGCGCGTCGCGGATCAATTGCGGATCGAGCCGAGCCAATTGCCGCCGGCGACGATCAATCAATTGGTACTCGTGCCGATTGACGATTTGAATTACGCGTCGTTGCGCGCGATCGCGTTCGCGCGCACGATCTCGCGCCAGCCGGTCATCGTCCACGTTTCGACGAACGAAGAACGCGCCGAAAAAGTCAAGCATAAAATCGCCAAGTATGCGCCCGACGCCAAGCTGATCATTCTCGACTCGCCGTATCGCGCGTTCGTGCGCCCATTACTCAAGTACATTGACGCGATTCACAGTCAAAGCGAAGATGCGTTCGTGACGATTGTCTTGCCCGAGTTTATCACCGCGCGGTGGTGGGAAGGATTTTTGCACAATCGGACCGCCTCGCGGTTGCGCGACTCGTTCGAGCGCCATCCAAATGTGGCGGTGGTGCTGGTACCGTACTTGCTGGAAAAATAATGCGCGAGACGCTTGGGGTTCTCAAAACCTCAAGCGTCTTTTTTGGGCGCGGCGAGTTGACACGCGCGACGATTGGTATATTATCAGATTGAAGTTTGGCGCGAACAACGTCGTTCGCGCGGTATTGTTTCGGAGGATTGGATGTCTCTGTTTCGTGATCTCTTTCTCGCCTTGTCCACGAATGCGCTGATCCACAAATGGGTGGTCGGCTTTCCCTTGTCGCGCCGCGTCTCGCGGCGATTCGTCGCCGGGGAAACCTTGGACGAAGCGCTTGCCGTCGTCCGAAAACTGGGCGCGCAAAACATGCTCGTCACGTTCGATCAACTGGGCGAGAGTGTGACCCAGAAAAGCGAAGCGCGCGCGGCAAAGGATGGTTATCTGCGCGCGCTCGATGCGCTTGCCGCGAACCAGTTGTCGTCGCACGTCTCGGTCAAGTTGACGCAGATGGGTCTCGACCTCAGCCCCGATTTGTGTCTCGACCACATGCGCCAGATTATTCGCCGCGCGCAAGAAATCGGCACGCTCGTCACGATTGACATGGAGGATGGTAAGCACACCCAGGTCACGCTCAACGTGTTCAAAACCTTGCGCGAAGAGTTCGCCAACGTCGGCATCGTGATTCAAAGTTACTTGTATCGCAGCGAAGCCGATATGCGCGCGTTGTTTGAAATGGGCGCGCACGTGCGCTTGTGCAAAGGCGCGTACAAAGAGCCGGCAGACATCGCGTATCCGCAGAAAAAGGATGTGGACGCGAATTATCGCAAACTCGCGGAACTATTTTTGCGGGCGAACGGCAATTCGCATGGCGCGTATCTCGCGCTCGCGACGCACGACGAAAAGATCATCACCTGGGCAAAGGAGTTTGTCGCCGCGCATCACGTCCCGCGCGACCACTTTGAATTCCAGATGCTGTACGGCATTCGCTCCGATTTACAACGCCAACTCGCGCGCGAGGGGTACACGATGCGCGTGTACGTGCCGTACGGCTCGCACTGGTACCCGTACTTGATGCGCCGTCTCGCCGAACGACCGGCGAACGCGATTTTCTTGTTGAGCAATCTGTTTCGCTAATCGGTAGGGACGTTCAATTGAACGTCCCTACGAGGTGAATCAATGAAAGCAGAAACTATTTCTATCGGCACGGAATTATTGCTGGGTGAAATCACTGATACGAACGCGGTGTGGATCGCGGAGCGTCTCGCCGAAGTCGGCGTAGACATCTATTTTCGCACGACGGTCGGCGATAACGTCGGGCGCATCGTGGACGCGCTCAAGCACGCGCTCACGCGCGCGGATGTCGTCATCACGACCGGCGGTCTCGGTCCGACGGTGGACGACATGACGCGCGAAGCGGTCGCGCGCGCGACTGAACGCGAATTGTATCTCGACGAAAATTTGCTCGCGCAAATTCGCGAGCGCTTCGGCAAGTGGGGTTCGACGATGAGTGAGAACAATGTGCGCCAAGCGTACATCCCGCGCGGCGCGACCCCCGTCGAAAATCCGGTCGGCACCGCGCCGTGCTTCATTGTCGAGATCAATGGACGATTCGTGATTTCGCTTCCCGGCGTGCCGCGCGAAATGAAGTATCTGATGGAAACGCGCGTGCTGCCGTGGCTGCGCGAAAAAACCGGCGGCGAGCAAACCATCGTCAGCCGCGTGCTCAAGACGTGCGCGATGGGCGAGAGTCTGGTGGATTCCAAGATCGCGGATCTCGAAACCATGTCGAATCCGACGGTCGGTCTGCGCGCGCATCCCGGTCAAACCGACATCGTCATCACCGCCAAAGCGCCGACGCGCGCCGAAGCGGAAAAGATGATCAAGGAAATGGAAACCCAGGTGCGCGAACGCGTCGGCGACGCGATCTATGGCATTGGCGAAGAAACGGTCGAGGAAGTGGTCGCCCGTTTGCTCGCGGCGAAAAATTGGCGCGTCTCGATTGCCGAAACGAACACGGCTGGGAAAATCGCGGAACGATTGCGCGCGCGTCCCGAAGGCGCGCGCATTTTGAAATCAGCCATGCTGCTCGACAACGTGACCGAACTGACCGAGCAGAACGCGGCGACGATTGCGGAGCAATTTCGCAACGTGACCGGCGCGGATGTCGCGATTGCCGTGCTCGGCACGACCGGCTCGGCGGAAAATATGTACGGTCCCGAAACCGGCAAAACGGCGATGGCGGTGGCGACCGCACGCGAGACGACCCGACGCGAGTTCACCGTCGGCGGCATCAGCGATCAGGCGCAAGCGTGGATCATCATCCGCGCGCTCGATCTCGTGCGCCGCGCGGTGTTGAAATAACAGCGGTTGCACTAAACAACACCTTCGCCAAAATAATAAATTGATCCGCGAATCACGCGAATCACGCGAATAAAAAACAAAATTAGCGAAGATTCGCGAGATTCGCGGATGAAGGAATAAATTGGCGAAGGTATTGACTAACAGGAAAGATTTCTTTGGACGCGGATGAACGCGGATTTTTTCTATCCGCGAAAATCCGCGTTCATCCGCGTCCAAAATGACTTTGGATTTTAGACTGTCCGGGTGAGGAGGCAACGTGGCAGACAATCCCAGGTTTGTGTGGGTAGATGGCAAACTCGTACCGTGGAATGACGCCACGGTGCACATTACGCAAATGGGCATCGCGACGGTGTCGCTCATCTACGAAGGAATTCGCGGGTACTGGAACGAGGCGGAGCACAAGACGTACGTCTTTCAACTCGATGCGCACACGCGACGCTTGATGCAATCGGCGCGCTTGGTGCGGATGAAGCCCGCGCTCGCGGCGAGCGAGGTGAGCCGCGGTGTCCTGGATTTACTCCGCGCGAATCAAATCGCGGGCGACATTTATATTCGCCCGTTCGCGTTCACCGAAGGACTGACGTTCAGCGTTGCCGCATCCGACGTGCCCCGCATCGTCGTTACGAATCAAGCCTGGGCAACGCGACTCAAGAGCGGCAAGGTGTCGCACGCGTGCGTCAGTTCATGGGCGCGCATCACGGACAATGTGATGCCACCGCGCATCAAAGCATCATCGAACTATCTCAATTCGCGATACGCATCGGAAGAAGCCAAGCGCAATGGTTACGATGTCGCCTTGTTTCTGAATCCGAACGGCAAAGTCGCCGAAGCGCCGGGCGCGTGTTTGATGATCGTGCGCGACGGAAAACTCATCACGCCAACGGTGACGAGCGGCATTCTCGAAAGTATCACGCGCGCGACCTTGATTCAACTGTGTCACGACGTGTTGAACATCGAGGTGATCGAGCGCGAATTGGATCGCACCGAATTGTACATCGCGGACGAAGCGTTCTTGTGCGGCACCGGCATGGAGATCACGCCGATCGCCTCGGTGGATCGTTTCATGCTTGGCGATGGCGGTATCGGTTCGATTACACAGCGCGTCGAATCGTTGTACCACGATCTCGTGCGCGGGATTGATAAACGCTACGACGAGTGGCGCACAGTTGTGTGAACCGATTCAAGCGGGAATAGAACCACTGATTTCACTGATTACATAGATTTTATTTCATTCCACGAAAGACACCCAGGTGTTCTTCGTGGATTTTTGTTTTACGCCGCGCTCAAACGATGCTATAATGTTGACGAAAGGAAAGTTGAATGCGTTTGAATGTACGGCTGTTTGCGCTCCTCGTGTTGAGCGCGTTCGTTTTTCTTGGCATACCCGCACAGGTTGATGCCGCGCCGCCGTCTGCCGGACCAGAAACCTACGTGGTACAAAGTGGCGACACGCTCTTTGCGATCGCGCTCAAATTCAAAACCTCGATTGCCGAAATCAAGAAACTCAATGGACTCGGCAACAATGATATCATCGTCGTTGGACAAAAATTGCTCATCCCCGCGAGCGATAGCCCCGCGTCCGCGGTGATTGCCGCGACGAACACGATTTCGTACACGGTTCAGCCCGGCGACACACTCGCGCGCATTGCGTCGCGCTACGGCACCGGGCTACGCGCGCTCGCCGAACTGAACGGCATTCCGAATCCGAATCTACTTGCTGAAGGACAAGGCATCGCGATTCCCAGCGACCCTGCGCTCGTCAAGCCAGGGCTGATGATGGACCCGCTCCACGCGCGGCAAGGCGGCACGATTGTGATTCAAGTCGAGCGTCCCGACCTGACCGTCGCGACCGGGCTGTTGAACAGCAAGCCGCTCAAATTTACGCGCGCGGGCGGATATTATTACGCATTGCTCGGCATTTCGCGTTGCGCGAAACTTGGCGAGGCGCCGCTAACGATTGTCACGACCGATGCGAACAACAAGCCGACGACCGACAATCTCAAACTCAATGTCGCGGCGACCGCGTTTCCGGTGAACGCGATTACGTTGCCGCCGACTGGCGTGAGCATTTTGCAAAACACCACGCTCGTCAATCGCGAAGCGGCGGATCTCGCGACGATCATCAATCAGCACACGCCGACGCGTTTGTGGCGCGGCGCGTTTCGCCAACCGGTGTACACCGCGATCACCGAAAACTTTGGCACACGCCGTTCGTACAACGGCGGACCCGTGAGTGCGTGCGGACACGAAGGCACGGATTTCCGGATGTCGCTCGGCGATCCGATTTATTCGGATGCGCGCGGCAAGGTTGTGTTCGCCGCACTGACCCAGGTGCGCGGCAACATGGTCGTCGTAGATCATGGTCTCGGCGTGTTCAGCGCGTACTATCACATGTCCGAAATCGCGGTCAAGGTGGGACAACTCGTCAATGCTGGCGCGCTGATTGGCAAAGCCGGCAGCACCGGACTTTCGACGGGTCCGCATTTGCATTGGAGTATGTGGGTCAACGGCGAGTACGTTGACCCGATGGAATGGACGCGGCGCGTGATTCCGTAATTGCCGACCTTGCGAAAGTTTTGTAACCTTCGCAAG
This portion of the Chloroflexota bacterium genome encodes:
- a CDS encoding efflux RND transporter periplasmic adaptor subunit produces the protein MKLSKRAAILIAGAAIVALVVLIVLVMQANASRAANANAFDTAVVRRATLVATVNATGAISPLREAQLAFSATGPLAKLAVRQGDLVKAGQILAQLDSRALELQLAQAEANLVAAQAKFDQLKTPATADVAAAQSAVTSAQAALAQLQNPLPNDILAAKADLDKAGAAVARAQADYDRIGGASNPFIALTPQSLALQQATLDYQKAAALYNSKINPTESQLKQAQASLEQARANLARLTNPSANDLKGAQAVVDQARAARDLAQARIEDAIIRAPFDGLATRVDLDLGSFVPAGRAIIVVADISMLQVKLNIDETDIARVQTGQDVTIGLDAYPDVTLNARVSDVAATATTVQGVVNYVVTVSINPGNVPVKIGMTANANVVVARKEKVLLVPNRAVRASSSKRFVTIQKPDGTTQEVEVKLGMANDLETEVIGGLNEGQTVVVSFTQQNPFGGGPFGGTR
- a CDS encoding alpha/beta hydrolase is translated as MPFVTVHDDNLFYAQSGAQGVPVLFVHGAGSNHLIWGNQLRAVGLSARACALDLPGHGRSTGAGRNTVAAYRDVILGVLDALGIERVVMVGHSMGGAITQTLALSHPDRVAGIALVGTGARLRVLPAILDGILNDFDHTARFVTANCFGATPDPVLLERSETEFRACPATVTHGDYTACNGFDVLARIAEIRAPTLAICGTEDKMTPPEYSDYFVAKIPGARRVLVERAGHSVMIEQPDAVSRALVEFVGQVSNLPK
- a CDS encoding LysM peptidoglycan-binding domain-containing M23 family metallopeptidase codes for the protein MRLNVRLFALLVLSAFVFLGIPAQVDAAPPSAGPETYVVQSGDTLFAIALKFKTSIAEIKKLNGLGNNDIIVVGQKLLIPASDSPASAVIAATNTISYTVQPGDTLARIASRYGTGLRALAELNGIPNPNLLAEGQGIAIPSDPALVKPGLMMDPLHARQGGTIVIQVERPDLTVATGLLNSKPLKFTRAGGYYYALLGISRCAKLGEAPLTIVTTDANNKPTTDNLKLNVAATAFPVNAITLPPTGVSILQNTTLVNREAADLATIINQHTPTRLWRGAFRQPVYTAITENFGTRRSYNGGPVSACGHEGTDFRMSLGDPIYSDARGKVVFAALTQVRGNMVVVDHGLGVFSAYYHMSEIAVKVGQLVNAGALIGKAGSTGLSTGPHLHWSMWVNGEYVDPMEWTRRVIP
- a CDS encoding APC family permease, whose translation is MGEQPKSQNEEKEPAKLNPDLSVTQIKHGKRPGDVYVHKVRTHDRVFRRVGPGHFVATAESDVPTSGFEKGYRAFKRVLVGARLESSEEAHQRLNKLKALAVFGSDAISSSAYATEASLIVLVAAGNAALGISFYTAFAIAVILSIVAFSYRQTVYAYPHGGGSYNVSRENLGQLPGLIAAASLMIDYVLTVAVSIVAGSAAVLSALIASGYGDQIELIEALLPPFFNLNVLMSLFFIGLITLGNLRGIRESGSIFAVPTYLFIISLSMLLVIGIVKALTGNLAPTEAPPILAVKEPVTLWLILRAFSAGAVAMSGTEAISNGVPAFEKPESKNAATTLTVMATVLGIFFLGVSYLATHMGLVPGEETIISQIARAVFGTNVFYYIFQVATMGILVIAANTAFADFPRLASVLARDNFMPHQFLFRGDRLAFSTGIFALGTIAAFLVVVFKGTVDSLIHLYAVGVFLSFALSNSGMVVHWWRTRGANWQTSLAINSVGAVLTLIILVIVAITKFAEGAWIVILLIPLVVAGLEMIHRHYVRVADQLRIEPSQLPPATINQLVLVPIDDLNYASLRAIAFARTISRQPVIVHVSTNEERAEKVKHKIAKYAPDAKLIILDSPYRAFVRPLLKYIDAIHSQSEDAFVTIVLPEFITARWWEGFLHNRTASRLRDSFERHPNVAVVLVPYLLEK
- a CDS encoding class I SAM-dependent methyltransferase — protein: MNPTIRTYDHIASQFAERTWDIRLDRALDAFAHRLNANARVLDLGCGPGRDVARLRQRGFCVIGADLSMGMLGQARQRVGGALMCGDMRQIALPNASVDGVWLCASLLHLPREDAPGALAEMRRVMTTNRPLYIGVQMGEGEKWIEDEGARFFTYYQPDELIQILGSAGFDVIETWTTNDFSKKWINAIALAR
- a CDS encoding branched-chain amino acid transaminase; protein product: MADNPRFVWVDGKLVPWNDATVHITQMGIATVSLIYEGIRGYWNEAEHKTYVFQLDAHTRRLMQSARLVRMKPALAASEVSRGVLDLLRANQIAGDIYIRPFAFTEGLTFSVAASDVPRIVVTNQAWATRLKSGKVSHACVSSWARITDNVMPPRIKASSNYLNSRYASEEAKRNGYDVALFLNPNGKVAEAPGACLMIVRDGKLITPTVTSGILESITRATLIQLCHDVLNIEVIERELDRTELYIADEAFLCGTGMEITPIASVDRFMLGDGGIGSITQRVESLYHDLVRGIDKRYDEWRTVV
- a CDS encoding proline dehydrogenase family protein encodes the protein MSLFRDLFLALSTNALIHKWVVGFPLSRRVSRRFVAGETLDEALAVVRKLGAQNMLVTFDQLGESVTQKSEARAAKDGYLRALDALAANQLSSHVSVKLTQMGLDLSPDLCLDHMRQIIRRAQEIGTLVTIDMEDGKHTQVTLNVFKTLREEFANVGIVIQSYLYRSEADMRALFEMGAHVRLCKGAYKEPADIAYPQKKDVDANYRKLAELFLRANGNSHGAYLALATHDEKIITWAKEFVAAHHVPRDHFEFQMLYGIRSDLQRQLAREGYTMRVYVPYGSHWYPYLMRRLAERPANAIFLLSNLFR
- a CDS encoding CinA family nicotinamide mononucleotide deamidase-related protein, coding for MKAETISIGTELLLGEITDTNAVWIAERLAEVGVDIYFRTTVGDNVGRIVDALKHALTRADVVITTGGLGPTVDDMTREAVARATERELYLDENLLAQIRERFGKWGSTMSENNVRQAYIPRGATPVENPVGTAPCFIVEINGRFVISLPGVPREMKYLMETRVLPWLREKTGGEQTIVSRVLKTCAMGESLVDSKIADLETMSNPTVGLRAHPGQTDIVITAKAPTRAEAEKMIKEMETQVRERVGDAIYGIGEETVEEVVARLLAAKNWRVSIAETNTAGKIAERLRARPEGARILKSAMLLDNVTELTEQNAATIAEQFRNVTGADVAIAVLGTTGSAENMYGPETGKTAMAVATARETTRREFTVGGISDQAQAWIIIRALDLVRRAVLK